A genomic window from Dechloromonas sp. A34 includes:
- a CDS encoding sensor domain-containing diguanylate cyclase — protein MHPPSGRHTSQHRQSLRQRLWLTTSLLALLVIGAWRLHVGTDWLANTLLAFTLSAFALLVWSEWHKLWRVRQAYEMAMLAAHDGFWEWNPISKELHTGSRLLEILGYQEDFLPDTHAWLKLVHPDDVALYNAAVAEHLKGETDYFYCEYRVRAHNGTYIWIASRGIAVRDRRGRAYQMVGSVTDITDRRNHQEAMEFLAHHDDLTGLPNRLLLAEQLAESIERVRQRSERLAVLFIDLDRFKNINDTLGHRAGDQLLQGVAQRLGANLPAGCHLFRQGGDEFIVLMSPVADLSVALTAAGQLRELITTTFSGFGADFFTSASIGISHLSG, from the coding sequence ATGCACCCGCCTTCCGGACGCCACACGTCGCAGCACCGACAATCACTTCGCCAGCGCCTATGGCTGACCACCAGCCTGCTCGCCCTTCTTGTCATCGGCGCCTGGCGCCTGCATGTCGGTACCGACTGGCTGGCCAATACGCTGCTCGCCTTCACACTAAGTGCGTTTGCCCTCTTGGTCTGGAGCGAATGGCACAAGTTGTGGCGCGTGCGACAGGCTTACGAAATGGCCATGCTCGCCGCGCACGATGGTTTTTGGGAATGGAACCCGATCAGCAAAGAACTCCATACAGGTAGTCGATTGCTGGAAATCCTTGGCTATCAGGAAGATTTTCTTCCCGATACCCATGCCTGGCTAAAACTGGTTCATCCGGATGATGTCGCCCTCTACAATGCTGCCGTTGCAGAACATCTCAAAGGCGAGACCGACTACTTCTACTGCGAATATCGGGTCCGGGCTCACAACGGTACCTATATCTGGATCGCCTCGCGTGGCATTGCCGTCCGTGATCGCCGGGGTCGGGCCTACCAAATGGTCGGCTCGGTTACCGACATAACCGACCGGCGCAACCACCAGGAGGCCATGGAGTTCTTGGCCCATCATGACGACCTGACCGGCTTGCCCAATCGCCTCCTACTCGCCGAACAACTCGCCGAATCAATCGAGCGCGTCCGGCAACGCAGCGAACGCCTTGCAGTTTTGTTCATCGATCTCGATCGCTTCAAGAACATCAACGACACCCTGGGTCACCGGGCTGGCGATCAACTGCTCCAGGGCGTTGCCCAGCGCCTGGGAGCCAATCTGCCAGCCGGCTGCCATTTGTTTCGCCAAGGAGGCGATGAATTCATTGTCCTGATGTCACCGGTCGCCGATTTGTCGGTCGCCCTGACTGCAGCCGGTCAGCTTCGAGAACTGATCACCACGACCTTCTCCGGGTTCGGGGCTGATTTCTTCACCAGCGCGAGCATTGGCATTAGCCATCTATCCGGATGA
- the typA gene encoding translational GTPase TypA: MSARPIRNIAIIAHVDHGKTTLVDQLLRQSGTFAAHQQLVECVMDSNDLEKERGITILSKNTAVEYQGVHINIVDTPGHADFGGEVERVLGMVDGVVLLVDAAEGPMPQTRFVTKKALALGLRPIVLVNKVDRDGADPDQAVNLTFDLFDKLGATDEQLDFPIVYASGLNGWAAMELDQPRENMIPLFDTILRHVPAPDTDIEAPLQLQITALDYSSYVGRIGVGKINRGKVKTGQNVLVMFGTEEEAAEHERTPIKAKIGQVFGYKGLNKIELDEGHAGDIVQITGIEDLVLGCTVTDPEQPESLPLLKIDEPTLSMQFMVNTSPLAGTEGKFVTSRQIRDRLHKELLTNMALRVHDTGNGDVFDVAGRGELHLGILLENMRREGYELAVGRPRVVKKTINGVECEPYEMLTVDVEEDTQGGVMESLGMRKGDLQDMVPDGRGRVRIEYRIPARGLIGFQGEFMNLTRGNGLMSHVFDEYAPVKDGSVAERRNGVLISQDNGEAVAYALWKLQDRGRMFVSPGDKLYEGMIIGIHSRENDLVVNPIKGKQLTNVRASGTDEAVRLVPPVQLSLEAAVEFIEEDELVELTPKSIRLRKRFLTEIERKRSQRA; this comes from the coding sequence ATGTCCGCTCGCCCCATTCGCAACATCGCCATCATTGCCCACGTTGACCATGGTAAAACCACCCTGGTCGACCAGTTGCTCCGCCAGTCCGGTACTTTTGCCGCTCACCAGCAGTTGGTCGAGTGCGTCATGGACTCCAACGACCTGGAAAAAGAGCGTGGCATCACGATTCTTTCCAAGAACACTGCGGTCGAGTACCAAGGCGTTCACATCAATATCGTTGACACCCCGGGCCACGCGGACTTTGGTGGTGAAGTCGAGCGCGTGCTGGGTATGGTCGATGGCGTGGTCCTGTTGGTCGATGCTGCCGAAGGCCCGATGCCGCAAACGCGTTTCGTCACCAAGAAGGCGCTGGCCCTCGGCCTGCGTCCAATCGTTCTGGTCAACAAGGTTGACCGCGACGGAGCCGATCCTGATCAGGCCGTCAATCTGACCTTCGACCTGTTCGACAAACTCGGTGCGACCGATGAGCAACTGGATTTCCCGATCGTCTACGCTTCCGGCCTCAATGGCTGGGCCGCCATGGAACTGGATCAGCCGCGCGAAAACATGATTCCGCTGTTCGATACGATTCTTCGTCATGTGCCGGCTCCGGATACCGACATCGAAGCGCCGCTGCAGCTCCAGATTACTGCCCTTGATTACTCCTCCTACGTGGGTCGTATCGGCGTCGGCAAGATCAATCGCGGCAAGGTCAAGACCGGTCAGAACGTGCTGGTCATGTTCGGCACCGAAGAAGAAGCTGCAGAACATGAGCGCACCCCGATCAAGGCCAAGATTGGCCAGGTGTTTGGTTACAAGGGCCTGAACAAGATCGAGCTGGATGAGGGCCACGCTGGCGATATCGTCCAAATCACCGGTATTGAAGATCTGGTGCTGGGCTGTACCGTGACCGATCCGGAGCAACCGGAATCGCTGCCGCTGCTCAAGATCGACGAGCCGACCTTGTCCATGCAGTTCATGGTCAACACCAGCCCGCTGGCCGGTACCGAAGGCAAGTTCGTCACCAGCCGCCAGATCCGTGATCGCCTGCATAAAGAACTGCTGACCAATATGGCCCTGCGTGTACATGACACCGGTAACGGTGACGTGTTCGACGTCGCCGGTCGTGGCGAATTGCACCTCGGCATCCTGCTCGAAAACATGCGTCGCGAAGGCTATGAACTGGCCGTCGGTCGTCCGCGCGTCGTCAAGAAGACGATCAACGGTGTCGAGTGCGAGCCGTATGAAATGCTGACCGTCGACGTCGAAGAGGATACCCAAGGCGGCGTCATGGAAAGCCTCGGTATGCGCAAGGGTGACCTGCAGGACATGGTGCCGGACGGTCGTGGTCGCGTCCGTATCGAATACCGTATCCCGGCACGTGGCCTGATCGGCTTCCAGGGCGAATTCATGAACCTGACGCGCGGCAACGGCCTGATGAGCCACGTGTTTGACGAATACGCCCCGGTCAAGGACGGCAGCGTAGCCGAGCGTCGCAATGGTGTGCTGATTTCCCAGGACAACGGCGAAGCCGTCGCCTACGCACTGTGGAAGCTGCAGGATCGCGGCCGCATGTTCGTCAGCCCAGGCGACAAGTTGTACGAAGGCATGATCATCGGAATCCACAGTCGCGAAAACGATCTCGTGGTCAATCCGATCAAGGGCAAGCAACTGACCAACGTCCGGGCTTCCGGTACCGATGAAGCTGTTCGCCTGGTGCCCCCGGTCCAGCTCAGCCTGGAAGCCGCCGTCGAGTTCATCGAAGAAGACGAACTGGTCGAGTTGACGCCGAAGTCGATTCGCCTGCGCAAGCGCTTCCTGACCGAAATCGAGCGCAAGCGCTCCCAGCGGGCATGA
- a CDS encoding putative bifunctional diguanylate cyclase/phosphodiesterase produces the protein MYEAKAAGGNSIRAHTALMNQRLLARVTLETQLRMAIEQNEMELHFQPQVDAVSRRLTGAEALLRWRHAGQYIPPDRFIPVAEDTGLIISIGDWVIDRAIAHILEWRRLTGDTPPIAINLSPRQFWRPALSRLVLDKLRAAGLPPGALEVEVTESVLLHAETGSLDELQNFRESGVRIALDDFGTGYSSLSYLRRLPISILKIDRSFIIDLTSPEESQRSQALVRAIIVMAHNLSLTVIAEGVETTEQLDCLRALDCDVIQGYLISRPLPASEFAARFLAQLESRG, from the coding sequence ATGTACGAAGCCAAGGCGGCGGGAGGCAATTCGATTCGTGCACATACTGCCCTGATGAATCAGCGTCTGCTGGCACGCGTCACACTGGAAACCCAACTGCGAATGGCCATCGAGCAAAACGAGATGGAATTGCATTTTCAACCCCAGGTGGATGCTGTCAGTCGCCGACTGACCGGTGCCGAAGCTTTGCTGCGCTGGCGCCACGCCGGCCAATACATTCCTCCCGACCGTTTCATTCCGGTCGCCGAAGATACCGGGTTGATCATTTCGATCGGTGACTGGGTAATTGATCGGGCAATTGCCCATATTCTCGAATGGCGCCGCCTGACGGGAGATACGCCGCCAATCGCGATCAACCTGTCGCCACGCCAGTTCTGGCGCCCCGCCCTTTCACGCCTAGTGCTCGACAAGCTGCGGGCAGCCGGACTCCCACCTGGCGCACTGGAGGTTGAGGTCACCGAATCGGTGCTTCTCCATGCCGAAACCGGGAGTCTGGACGAATTGCAGAATTTCCGTGAATCGGGTGTCCGCATCGCCCTTGACGATTTTGGAACAGGCTATTCTTCACTCTCCTATCTGCGCCGGTTGCCGATCAGTATTCTGAAAATCGACCGATCTTTCATCATCGACCTGACCTCACCAGAGGAAAGCCAACGCAGCCAGGCGCTGGTCCGCGCCATTATCGTCATGGCCCATAACCTGTCCCTGACGGTGATTGCCGAAGGCGTCGAAACCACTGAGCAACTGGACTGTTTGCGCGCACTCGACTGCGATGTGATCCAGGGTTATTTGATCAGCCGCCCACTGCCGGCCAGCGAATTTGCTGCCAGATTCCTGGCCCAGCTGGAAAGCCGAGGCTGA
- a CDS encoding YgiQ family radical SAM protein, with amino-acid sequence MSRAEMDTLGWDSCDVILITGDAYIDHPSFGMALIGRLLEAQGFRVGIICQPDWNSAADFKKLGKPNLFFGVTAGNMDSMVNRYTSDRKIRSDDAYTPNAEPNKRPDRAVTVYAQRCREAFTGTPVVIGSIEASLRRIAHYDYWSDKVRRSVLPDSKADLLVFGNAERAIVEVAHRLAKGEKIGDIRDLRGTAFMVPMGWLPGEDWDAMDSTSVDTPGPLVKHADPYAMDMGSAAPAATAPGEHPVRIVSQAERLAARKARRAHTVIRLPSYEQVKDDPVLYAHASRTFHLESNPGNARALVQAHGERDVWLNPPPIPLTTEELDAVYELPYARRQHPAYGEAKIPAWEMIRFSVNIMRGCFGGCTFCSITEHEGRIIQSRSEDSVIREIEEMRDKTPGFTGIVSDLGGPTANMFHLKCKDEKIESACRRLSCVYPEICENLNTDHSQLISLYRRARSIKGVKKVQIGSGLRYDLAVRSPEYIKELVTHHVGGYLKIAPEHTEEGVLSKMMKPGIGAYDRFKQLFDRFSREAGKEQYLIPYFIAAHPGTTDEDMLNLALWLKKNNFRLDQVQTFLPTPMALATTMYHTERNPLKKVNRTSEEVGAVRNGRQRKLHKAFLRYHDPANWPMLREALKEMGRADLIGNGKKQLIPAWQPASVPGKACAQPARASQNQPRQTPRAALPRGNVAPRPARPGGPVAPKRNLAPRKPR; translated from the coding sequence ATGTCGCGCGCCGAAATGGACACGCTCGGCTGGGATTCCTGTGACGTCATCCTGATTACCGGCGACGCCTACATCGACCACCCCAGCTTCGGCATGGCGCTGATAGGTCGCCTGCTCGAAGCGCAGGGTTTCCGGGTCGGCATCATCTGTCAGCCAGACTGGAATTCGGCGGCCGATTTCAAGAAGCTGGGCAAGCCCAACCTGTTTTTCGGCGTCACGGCCGGCAACATGGATTCGATGGTCAACCGCTACACCTCCGACCGCAAGATCCGCTCCGACGACGCCTATACCCCGAACGCCGAACCCAACAAGCGGCCGGACCGTGCCGTCACCGTCTATGCCCAGCGCTGTCGCGAGGCCTTCACGGGTACGCCCGTAGTCATCGGCTCGATCGAGGCCAGCCTGCGTCGTATCGCCCATTACGATTATTGGTCGGACAAGGTACGCCGTTCCGTGCTGCCCGATTCCAAGGCCGACCTGCTAGTCTTCGGCAATGCCGAGCGGGCCATCGTCGAGGTCGCGCATCGCCTGGCCAAGGGCGAGAAGATCGGCGACATCCGCGACCTACGCGGCACCGCCTTCATGGTGCCGATGGGGTGGCTGCCGGGCGAAGATTGGGACGCCATGGATTCGACCTCGGTCGATACCCCGGGGCCGCTGGTCAAGCACGCCGATCCCTATGCGATGGATATGGGCAGTGCCGCCCCGGCGGCGACGGCACCCGGCGAACATCCGGTCCGCATCGTGTCGCAGGCCGAGCGTCTGGCGGCCCGCAAGGCGCGGCGCGCCCACACCGTCATCCGCCTGCCGTCCTATGAGCAGGTCAAGGACGACCCGGTGCTCTACGCCCACGCCTCGCGGACTTTTCACCTCGAATCCAATCCCGGCAATGCCCGGGCGCTGGTCCAGGCGCATGGCGAGCGCGACGTCTGGCTGAATCCGCCGCCGATTCCGCTGACTACCGAGGAACTCGACGCCGTCTACGAATTGCCCTACGCCCGCCGCCAGCACCCGGCCTATGGCGAGGCGAAGATTCCGGCCTGGGAAATGATCCGTTTCTCGGTCAATATCATGCGCGGCTGCTTCGGCGGCTGCACCTTCTGTTCGATCACCGAGCACGAAGGCCGCATCATCCAGAGTCGCTCGGAAGACTCGGTGATCCGCGAAATCGAGGAAATGCGCGACAAGACGCCAGGCTTTACCGGCATCGTTTCTGATCTGGGCGGGCCGACCGCCAACATGTTCCACCTCAAGTGCAAGGACGAGAAGATCGAATCGGCCTGTCGCCGACTGTCCTGCGTCTATCCGGAGATCTGCGAGAACCTGAACACCGATCACTCGCAACTGATCTCGCTGTATCGCCGGGCGCGTTCGATCAAGGGCGTCAAAAAGGTGCAGATTGGCTCTGGTCTGCGTTACGACCTGGCAGTGCGCTCGCCCGAATACATCAAGGAACTGGTCACCCATCACGTTGGCGGCTACCTCAAGATAGCCCCGGAGCATACCGAGGAGGGCGTGCTCTCCAAGATGATGAAGCCTGGCATCGGTGCCTACGACCGCTTCAAGCAACTGTTCGACCGCTTCTCGCGCGAGGCCGGCAAGGAGCAGTACCTGATCCCGTATTTCATCGCTGCTCACCCCGGGACGACCGACGAAGACATGCTGAACCTGGCGCTGTGGCTGAAGAAAAACAATTTCCGCCTTGATCAGGTACAGACCTTCCTGCCGACGCCAATGGCACTGGCGACGACGATGTACCACACCGAGCGTAATCCGCTGAAGAAGGTCAATCGTACCAGCGAGGAGGTCGGGGCTGTGCGCAACGGCCGCCAGCGCAAACTGCACAAGGCTTTCCTGCGCTACCACGACCCGGCCAATTGGCCGATGTTGCGCGAGGCGCTCAAGGAAATGGGACGCGCCGACCTGATCGGCAATGGCAAGAAACAGCTGATTCCGGCCTGGCAACCTGCGAGCGTGCCCGGCAAGGCCTGCGCCCAACCGGCAAGAGCAAGCCAGAATCAGCCTCGCCAGACGCCGCGTGCGGCGCTGCCCCGCGGCAACGTGGCGCCACGTCCGGCTCGTCCGGGTGGCCCCGTCGCACCGAAACGCAACCTGGCCCCGCGCAAACCACGTTAA
- a CDS encoding ABC transporter permease, translating into MIALSWRLLGRELRSGELRLLFAALAIAVAAVTAVGFFADRVRQTLEREAQQLMGGDLVLIADHPLPERYVDEARRRGLRMAETLIFPSMVIAGEQAQLADLKAVSPTYPLRGQLSTSMRLGEAGLPVAGGPEPGAVWLDERLATALQVGPNDQVMVGRQHFRVAAILTLEPDRGINFFSLAPRLLMHLDDIPATGLVQFGSRLRYRLLFAGDEKAISRFKSWLKEQLVLGERLEDAENARPEIRNALDRAQRFLGLATLLTVVLSAVSVALAARRYMQRHLDACAIMRCLGLTQGRLISLHGQLFGWLALISAVVGCLSGFAAHFVLVGWLSKMLAISLPMPGWLPLWQGAAVAAVLLFGFALPPLLQLSRVPTLRVLRRELGPPQPFLLGGYLLGFCLLAGLIVVVAGDAKLGGLAIAGFTAALGGFWLLGRLAVSSVARLRGPSSFGWRQGLANLGRHGPSAALQIVALAIGLMAMLLLTVTRAELFDAWQQSLPADAPNRFIINIQPDQRPAIAAMLSAVGVEAELAPMVRARLLRIGEQAINPGSFPDDERAQRLVAREFNLSWRSMLPPGNRVTAGRWFAPGEAGQGLASVEEGLAQTLGIKVGDELLFSIAGVEKTVRVSNLRKLEWDSMRVNFFVLTPPGVIEDVPASYITSFHLPEQNPAFGTQLVARFPNLTVIDISVVIEQFRTVMGQVTRAVQFIFLFTLVAGAIVLYSALFTAFDERRYEMAVMRALGAHRVQLRQAMLVELAIVGGIAGLIAAAGAMLLGQVIAQQVFQIEMRADPWLPAISALGGAVIAMSIGWWAMRRLLQTPPLLALRAAG; encoded by the coding sequence GTGATAGCTCTGTCCTGGCGGCTTCTTGGCCGGGAGCTTCGCTCCGGCGAGCTGCGCCTGCTGTTCGCGGCACTGGCCATCGCGGTCGCCGCCGTGACCGCGGTTGGCTTTTTTGCCGACCGCGTACGCCAGACCCTGGAGCGCGAAGCGCAACAGTTGATGGGTGGGGATCTGGTGCTGATCGCCGATCATCCCTTGCCCGAGCGGTATGTCGACGAAGCGCGGCGGCGTGGCCTGCGGATGGCGGAAACCCTGATTTTTCCCAGCATGGTGATTGCCGGCGAGCAAGCTCAACTGGCCGACCTCAAGGCGGTCAGCCCAACCTATCCGCTACGTGGTCAACTATCCACGTCGATGCGTCTCGGCGAGGCAGGGTTGCCGGTGGCCGGCGGCCCGGAGCCCGGTGCGGTCTGGCTTGATGAGCGGCTGGCGACCGCCTTGCAGGTCGGTCCAAACGACCAGGTGATGGTCGGCCGGCAGCATTTTCGCGTCGCGGCGATTCTGACGCTGGAACCCGATCGGGGCATCAACTTCTTCAGCTTGGCGCCCCGTCTGCTGATGCATCTGGATGACATTCCGGCTACCGGCCTGGTCCAGTTCGGGTCGCGACTGCGCTACCGCCTGCTGTTCGCCGGTGACGAAAAAGCGATCAGCCGTTTCAAGAGCTGGCTGAAGGAGCAACTGGTTCTCGGCGAGAGGCTGGAGGATGCCGAGAATGCGCGGCCGGAAATTCGCAACGCGCTGGATCGGGCGCAACGCTTCCTGGGTCTTGCCACCTTGCTGACCGTCGTGCTCTCGGCCGTTTCGGTGGCGCTCGCAGCCCGTCGTTACATGCAGCGCCACCTTGACGCCTGCGCCATCATGCGCTGCCTGGGGCTGACCCAGGGCCGGCTGATCAGCCTGCACGGCCAGCTCTTTGGCTGGTTGGCATTGATTTCGGCGGTGGTTGGCTGCCTGAGCGGTTTTGCCGCGCATTTTGTTTTGGTCGGCTGGCTCAGCAAGATGCTCGCCATCAGTTTGCCCATGCCTGGCTGGCTACCGCTCTGGCAGGGTGCAGCAGTGGCCGCCGTGCTGCTGTTCGGCTTTGCGCTGCCACCCCTGCTGCAACTCTCCAGGGTGCCGACCTTGCGCGTGCTGCGCCGCGAACTGGGGCCACCCCAGCCTTTTCTGCTCGGTGGCTATCTGCTCGGCTTTTGCCTGCTCGCCGGGCTGATCGTCGTCGTCGCTGGCGATGCCAAGCTGGGGGGGCTGGCGATCGCCGGGTTTACAGCAGCGCTCGGCGGGTTTTGGCTGCTCGGGCGGCTCGCGGTGAGCAGCGTGGCCCGTTTGCGCGGACCTTCCAGCTTTGGTTGGCGGCAGGGCCTGGCCAATCTCGGCCGACACGGCCCGTCGGCGGCACTGCAGATCGTGGCGCTGGCCATCGGCCTGATGGCCATGCTGCTGCTCACCGTCACCCGGGCTGAATTGTTCGATGCCTGGCAGCAGAGCTTGCCGGCCGATGCGCCCAATCGCTTCATCATCAACATCCAGCCCGACCAGCGCCCGGCCATAGCCGCGATGCTCTCCGCGGTTGGCGTCGAGGCCGAGCTGGCACCTATGGTCCGGGCGCGCCTGCTACGGATCGGCGAGCAGGCCATCAACCCGGGCAGTTTTCCTGACGACGAGCGGGCGCAACGGCTGGTCGCCCGGGAATTCAACCTGTCGTGGCGCAGTATGCTACCGCCCGGCAACCGGGTGACGGCGGGCCGCTGGTTTGCTCCGGGCGAGGCCGGGCAGGGCCTGGCTTCGGTCGAGGAGGGTCTGGCCCAGACCCTAGGCATCAAGGTCGGCGATGAACTGCTGTTCTCGATTGCCGGCGTCGAGAAGACGGTTCGTGTCAGCAACCTGCGCAAGCTGGAGTGGGATTCGATGCGGGTCAATTTCTTCGTGCTGACTCCGCCTGGGGTAATTGAGGACGTGCCGGCCAGCTACATCACCAGCTTTCATCTGCCGGAGCAGAATCCGGCATTCGGCACGCAACTGGTGGCGCGCTTTCCGAATCTGACCGTGATCGACATCAGCGTCGTGATTGAGCAGTTCCGGACAGTAATGGGGCAGGTTACCCGGGCAGTTCAGTTCATCTTCCTGTTTACGCTGGTGGCCGGCGCCATCGTGCTCTATTCGGCCTTGTTTACCGCGTTTGATGAGCGACGCTACGAAATGGCGGTGATGCGGGCGCTCGGGGCGCACCGGGTACAGTTGCGCCAGGCCATGCTGGTCGAACTGGCCATCGTCGGAGGTATCGCTGGCCTGATCGCCGCCGCCGGTGCCATGCTGCTCGGCCAGGTCATTGCGCAACAGGTATTCCAGATTGAGATGCGCGCCGATCCCTGGTTGCCGGCCATCTCCGCGCTGGGCGGTGCAGTTATCGCGATGAGTATCGGCTGGTGGGCGATGCGTCGGTTGTTGCAGACGCCACCGTTGCTTGCCCTGCGTGCCGCCGGCTAA
- a CDS encoding group II truncated hemoglobin, whose amino-acid sequence MENTTTTYEKIGGEAAVGKLCDRFYELMDATPQFAELRAMHPESLQGSRDKLYMFLSGWFGGPDLFVEKFGHPKLRARHMPFAIGTKERDQWVACMVLAMEDVGIQEDIRKVLLSNFFNTADFMRNREG is encoded by the coding sequence ATGGAAAACACGACCACCACCTATGAAAAAATTGGCGGCGAGGCCGCCGTCGGCAAGCTCTGCGACCGTTTTTACGAACTGATGGATGCCACCCCACAATTTGCCGAATTGCGGGCCATGCATCCGGAAAGCCTGCAGGGGTCACGCGACAAGCTCTACATGTTCCTTTCCGGCTGGTTTGGCGGCCCGGATCTCTTCGTCGAGAAGTTCGGCCATCCGAAACTGCGGGCCCGCCACATGCCCTTCGCCATCGGGACCAAGGAGCGCGATCAGTGGGTGGCGTGCATGGTGCTGGCGATGGAGGATGTCGGTATCCAGGAAGATATTCGCAAGGTGTTGTTGAGTAATTTCTTCAATACCGCCGATTTCATGCGCAATCGCGAAGGCTGA